The genomic window AGCCCCCGAAGCAGGGGAGGTGAGGGCCACGGTGGGGGCGGTGGTGTCCGAGACACCGCCGGACACGGTGACGGAGATGGGGCTGGAGGCCGTGCTGTTGCCGGCGGCATCGAAGGCCCGGGCCACGAGCGCGTGCGTGCCATTGGCCGCGGCGGCGCTGTTCCAGGTGGCCTCGTAAGGCGGCGTGGTGTCGGTGCCCACGGGCGTGCCGTCGACGAGGAATTGCACCTGGGCCACCCCCACGTTGTCCGTGGCGCTGGCGGTGAGTCTCACCCCGCCGCTGACGCTGGCCCCATTGGCGGGCGCGGTGAGGCTCACGGTGGGCGCGACGGTGTCGGAGTTGTCGAGCCCGAAGAAGCGCGCCACGTACCAGGTGGAGCAAATGTTCGTGTCCAGCACGTAAGCGCCCGCGGTGCCGCAGGCGGCGGTGGTCCCGGGGAACTTCACCGCCGGGTCGATGGCGGTGCCATGGCCCATGCCGGTGAGATCGTACGTCTCCACCAGGGCCGTGCCCGCGCTGTCCTTGTAGACCTTGTGGGGGTAGCCCTCCACGGTGTCACTGACGTCCGGCGTCTGGTCGATGCCGTGCACCGCGGTCCACTGCTCCATGCCCTCGTTCTGGTTGCTGTTCTTCACGGTGTAGTCGGACGTGCCGTGCCAGAAGGACATCTTGGGATAGGGGCCGCTGTAGCCCGAGTAGGCGCCGCGCACGAGGCTTGCCCACTGCGCGGGCGTCTTGTCCGAGCCGGGGCTCATGCACGAGAAGCCGCTGGTCATGCTGGTGGCGCACTTGTAGGGGATGCCCGCCATCACCGCGCCGCCCGCGAAGACGTCCGGGTAGACCGCGGCCATGACATGCGTCATCGCGGCGCCGGCGGACAGGCCGGTGACGAAGACACGGCCGCCGTCGACGGAGTGGTCCGCCTTCATCTTGTCCACCATCTGCTTGATGGACAGCGCCTCGCCCTGGCCCCGCGCCGTGTCTCCCGGCTCGAACCAATTGAAACAATTGGTTTGATTGTTGGAGCTCGATTGCTCGGGATAGACGACGTAGAACTTGAGGTGCTCGGCCAGGGCATTCCACCCCGCCTGGGTGTAGGCACTGGCCGTCTGGGTGCAGCCGTGCATGGCCACCACGAGGGGGGCATTGGCGGGCATGTTGGCGGGCACGTGCTTCCACATCTTCAGGTTGCCCGGGTTGCTTCCAAAGCCCGTCACCTGGGTCAACGCGCTCGTCACTTCTCCCAGGGAAGGTGTTTCCTCCGAGGAGGAACTCCCTCCACATCCGAGCAGCGCCAGCACCGCGCCTACAGCTCCCACGAAACGTCGCTTCGACATGTGTCCTCCGGTGAATCCGGGAGCCTTTGTCTGTCACCCGTGTTTTTGGATCGAATCCGTCGTTTCGAGCGTCTCGCGGAAGGTCTCCGCGGACAGGTACACCGACACGATCGTGATGAGGGCAAGCCCCACCATGTAGAGCGACACGGACCAGGGCTCATTGCCGGTGGCCTGGAGCAGGGCGGTGGCCACCAGGGGGGAGAGCCCTCCCGCGAACACGGAGGCGAGCTGGTAGCCGAGAGAGGCGCCGCTGTAGCGCACGCGGGTGCCGAACAGCTCGGAGAAGAAGCTGGCCTGGGGCCCGTACATGGCGGCGTGGGCGACGATGCCCATGGAGATGGCCAGCCAGATGGCGCCCGTCTGCTTCGTGTCGATGAGCCAGAAGAAGGGGAAGGCCAGCAGCGCGCACCCCACGGCGCCCCCCAGGTACACCGGGCGGCGGCCGAGCACATCCGAGAGGGCGCCGAAGCTGGGAATGGCCACCAGGTGGACGCACGTGGCCACGAGCACGGCCTGGAGCATGGCCGAGCGCTCCATGCCAATGCTGGTGCCGTAAGCGAGCACGAACGTGGTGACGATGTAGAAGAAGCCGTTCTCCGCGAAGCGGGCCCCCATGGCCAGGAGGATCTGCTTGGGGTAGGTGCGCAGCACTTCGATGACGGGCAGCCCCCGGGGCTCGGGGGACTTCTGCTGGTGGGCGGCGCGGAAGGCCGGGGACTCGGCGACGCCCAGGCGGATGAAGACGCCAATGCCGATGAGCAGCGCGCTGAAGAGGAAGGGCACGCGCCAGCCCCAGGACAGGAACTGGTCCTCGGGCAGGCTGGAGAACAGCGAGAACACGGCGTTGGCGACGAGCAGGCCCGCGGGGGCGCCCATCTGCGGCCAGCTTCCGTAGAAACCCCGGCGGTGCGCGGGGGCGCTCTCCACCGCCATGAGCACCGCGCCGCCCCATTCTCCGCCCAGGCCGAAGCCCTGGAAGATGCGCAGGAGCACCAGGAGGATGGGCGCCCAGACGCCCACGCTCGCGTAGGTGGGCAACAGCCCGATGGCGAACGTCGCCACGCCCATGATGAGCAGCGTGGCGCTCAGCATGGACTTGCGCCCGAGCTTGTCGCCGAAGTGGCCGAAGATGATGCCCCCGAGCGGCCGCGCGATGAAGCCCACCGCGAAGGTGCCGAACGCGGCGAGCGTGCCCATCAGCGGATTGAACGACGGAAAGAACAGGCGGTTGAAGACGAGCGCCGCCGCGGTTCCATACAGAAAGAAGTCGTACCACTCGACCGCCGTGCCGATGAAGCTGGCGGCGGCCACCTTCCAGATGGCGGTAGAGGGCTCGGGGGTGGGGGGCGAAGAAGCGGATTGCGTCACGTCGTGTTCCCTCGGCGCGGCCAGGCAGGCCCTGGAGACTTCTTAGTCGGCGCCGGGGGCCGCGTCTTGACGTATCTTGCGAGGATTACTCCACGGCGAGCGCGGGACGGGGGCTGCGTCCGATGCGCAGGACCAGCAGCGAGGCGGCGATGCAGATGAAGCCGGCCACGACCCAGGCGGGGGTGTACGTCTCCAAGGCCGTGCGCACCACCCCCGCGCCCAGCGCACCGGCCCCCGCGCCCACCTGGTGGGCGGCGACCACCCAGCCGAACGCAATGGGCCCATCCGCGGCCCCCACGGTCTGCGTCGTGAGGCGGACCGTCGGAGGCACCGTGGCGATCCAGTCGAGCCCGTAGAAGATCGCGAACACGGGAAGGCCGAAGACCGAGAGCTCGAACGCGGAAGGCAGGTAGAGCAGCGCGAGCCCACGCAACCCGTAGTACCAGAAGAGCAGCCAGCGGTTGTCGAAGCGGTCCGACAACCAGCCGCTCGCGGTGGTCCCCAGCAGATCGCAGATGCCCATCAGCGCCAGGAGCCCCGCCGCCCGCACCTCGGGAATCCCATGGTCCAGACACGCGGGGACGAGGTGCGTTCCCACCAGCCCATTCGTCGTCGCCCCACAGATGAAGAAGCTCCCGGCCAGCAGCCAGAAGTCCCGGTGCCGGGACGCCCGCCCCAACGCGCCGATCGCATTCGCCAGGGGGTTGATGGGGGCCGCCACCTCGTCCTTGGTCCCGGGCGGCGCCCCATAGGGCCGCTCGCCAACATCCGAGGGCCGGTCGCGGACAATGAGCGCGACAAGAGGGATGACGAGCGCGACGGTGACGGCGACCCCCAGGGAGACGGTGCGCCAGCCATGGCGCTCGACCATCGCCGCGAGGATGGGCAGAAACACGAGCTGGCCCGTGGCCGTGCTGGCGGTGAGAATGCCCATGACGAGGCCGCGCCGGGTGGCGAACCACCGGTGCACGACGGTTGCCCCGAGCACCATGGCGGTCGTGCCCGTGCCAAGCCCGACGAGCACTCCCCAGAAAGCGAAGAGCTGCCACGGAGTGCTCATGAGGTTCGTCAGCGCGACGCCCAGGGCGATGATGACCAGGGAGATGAGCATCGTGCGGCGAATGCCGAAGGCCTGCATGACCGCGGCGGCGAACGGGCCCACCAGCCCGTAGAGCACGAGGTTCACGGACACCGCTCCCGAGATGAGGGCGCGGCTCCACCCGAACTCCCGTTCCAGCGGGACGATGAAGACGCTGGGGGTTGCGCGCACGCCCGCGGCACAGAGCAGCACGACGAACACGGCGGCGGCGACCACCCACGCATAGTGAATCTTGCGGTTGCTCACGGCAGGACCTCCTTGAAGCGGACAGCCAGGCGCGAGGGCAGGTTCCGGAGCAGCCCCGCGGTGGGAACGGTTACACTCGCATGCGGAACGGTCATCCCGCCCACGTTCCGCCTGGATTGACGATGTCTCAAGACGAAGACCTCTCTCGAACGCTGTGCAACTGCCTGGCCCTGCGCCAGGCGTCGCGCCACGTCACCCAGATGTATGATCAGGCGCTCGCGCCCAGTGGCATCCGGACGACGCAGTACTCGATCCTTCAGCGTGTTCATCAGCACGGCCCCAGGACGGTGAACGAGCTGGCGGAACAGCTCGTCATGGATCCGTCGACCCTCACGCACAACCTCCGGCCGCTGCTGAAAGAGGGCCTCGTCGTTCTGGAGGTCGGCACGGACCGGCGCCGGCGCGTCGTGGTGCTCACGCCGGAAGGGAAGGCCACGCATCGGCGTGCTCGCGCGCTCTGGTTGCAGGCCCAGGCCGATTTCGAGCGTGCCTTCGGAAGCGATGAGGCCGCTGCGTTGCGTGAGCTGATGTTCAAGGTGATTCGCTCGGGACTGCCGTCTGGGGAGGCTCCCCGGCGTAAGCCATGAAGGCCGCGACGTGCTCCGCCCATTGCTCCGGGTGGGCCTGGGTGAAGTGGCCGAAGGACGCTTCATGTCCCTGCTGAAGCACGAAACGTCCTCGCTTCACCCGCGGCATGAGCTGCTCCAGGGTGCCCAGCGAGACGGGGTTGAACTCGTCATCCGTGAAGTTGAGCGCGAACACCTTCGCCTTGATCGCACCGAGCGCGGGCTCCGGATCATAGTCCGCCGATGACTCGAGCGCGTACAGGATGTCATTCGCATCGAACCGGGCCGCTTGAGCGATGGCCTCCTGGACGAAGGCGTCGGCCGCGGGCACATCCGGGAGCGTGGCCTGGAGGTGAGGCACTCCATCGAGGAGCATGCGGAAGACCGGGAACGCTTCGAGCCAGCCCCGGGGCGGGTTCGTGTACTCGCCGCCGCTCCACTCCGGATCATTCCGGATCTGATGGGAGACGAAGCGGCGCCAGAGCAGGTTGCGGCCCGAGATGCGCGCCGGGAGCGAGACGATCGGCATCACGGCCTGCACGCTGTCCGGATACAGCTCGCTCCAGAGCCAGGCGTTCATCCCGCCCATCGAGAGGCCCACGATCGCGTGGAGGCGGGGGATACCGAGCGTCTCCGTGACGACGCGGTGCTGGAGTTCGACCATGTCCTGGTAGCCGTAAGCCGGGAACCGGGCCCGGAGACCGTCACTGGGCTTGCTGGAGCGCCCATGGCCAATGCTGTCAGGGAAGATGAGGAAATACTTCGCCGCGTCGAGCGGCTTGCCGGGGGCGAACAGCGCATCGGCGAAGGGCTTGCTTCGAAGTACCTCGCCGCTCGAACCCGTCCAATGCAGGAGCAGCACCGCGTTCGTCACGGCGCCCGTTGCGTCCCGCCGAGGTGTCCCAGCCGTCGCGTAGTGGATGCGGACCTCCGGCAGCGTCGTCCCATCGCGGAACCGGTGGTTCGCGAACGTCGCATCCGCTGAGTGCACCGCCAACGCGGAGGCCGCGCTGAACGGCGCTGCCGTCGAGATGCCAGCCGTGGGCGCTGCGAGGGGCGGCCGTGTGGAGGCACACCCCATCATCAGCAGGCTGGCGCCCAGGCACAGGGCCCGGCGCTGCATCAGAAAGTTCCAGGGAGCGGTGATGGGCATGTCCGCCAACATACCTGCATATGCAGGTAATTCAAGGCGGCGACCGGGGCCGAAGCCCGATGACGCGACGCGTTGGGCGGTCCATGACGCGACAGGGCATTCTGAAAAGCGGGCGAAAAGTGTCTGGGCCGTGAAAATGCTTTAACCCGAAAGATGGGAAGCCCGCCTCTCTACCCCGGCTTCACCCCCCATGGGCGCAATGACTCACGTCGCCCCATGTCTGACCAAGGCGGACTCATGCTTCATTTCAAACGTTCCAAGCGATTGCTGCGTGCCCCCTGCGCGGTTTTGTTCCTCACGAGCGCGTGTGCCCCGGCGGGCGGTCCGCCGGAGGGCCAATCCCTGGCGCCATCGGGCATGGCGGACACCGCGCAGCGCGTGTCCATCGCGGCGGTTGTGCTGTCCGCGGGCAAGCCGGCCTCGGCCAGCAGCAGCAATGCCCCCTACACGCCGAACAACCTCACCGACGGCAACGCGGGCTCCTATTGGGAGTCGGCCAACGGTGCTTTCCCCCAGTGGGCCCAGATCGACCTGGGCTCGGCCGCGACCGTCGAGGACATCGTCCTGCGGCTCCCGGCGGGCTGGGAAACGCGCCAGCAGGGCCTGACCGTCCAGTCTTCCTCCGACGGCGCCTCCTTCACCACCCTCAAGGCGAACGCCGCCTACACGTTCAATCCGTCCACGGGCAACACCGTGACGATCGACGTTCCGGACACCTCCGCGCGGTACGTGCGCGTGACCCTCACCTCCAACACGGGCTGGGGGGCTGGCCAGCTCTCTGAGTTCGAGGTGCGCGGCACCGCCAGCAACCCGCCGACGGATCCGCCGCCCAATCCGCCCACCGGCAGCAACCTGGCCGTTGGCAAGCCCATCGTGGGCTCCTCGACGGAATGGACGTTCGTGGCCACCAACGCCAATGACGGCAACGCCGACACGTACTGGGAGGGCGCGGGCGGCCAGTATCCGAGCCACCTGACGGTCTCGCTCGGCACGAACGTCGACCTCACGGGCATCGTCGTCAAGGTTCCCCCGTCCTCCGCCTGGGGCAGCCGCACCCAGACCTTCGAGGTTCAGGGCCGTGGCCAGTCGGCCAGCGCGTGGAGCACGCTCAAGGCCTCCGCGGCGTACACGTTCAACCCGGCGACCGGCAACTCGGTCACCGTGCCGTTCACCGGCACCGCCTCGGATGTCCGGGTTGTCTTCACGGGCAACACGGGCTCCGGCAACGGCCAGGTCTCCGAGCTCCAGATCTACGGCGCCCCCTCGGCCAACCCGGACCTCACGGTCACCGCGGTGACCGCGACGCCGGGCTCGCCCGTCGAAACGGACACCATCACCCTGACGGCCACGGTGAAGAACATCGGCACCAAGCCGGCCGCGGCGACGGCCATCGATCTCACGGTCGATGGCGCCGAGGCGGCCACCGCCTCCGTGGCCAGTCTCGCGGCCGGTGCGTCCACGACCGTGTCGGCACCGATCGGGAAGAAGGCCGCTGGCTCGTACACGATCGGCGCCATCGTCGATCCGGACCGCACGGTCGTCGAGCAGAACGAGGGCAACAACTCCTTCAGCAACCCGTCCAAGCTCACGGTGTCGGAGGCGCCTGGACCTGACCTGCAGGTGCTGAGCATCACCCCGAACCCCGCGAACCCGGCGGTCGGGTCGGCGGTCAAGTTCAGCGTGGCGGTGAAGAACCGGGGCACCACGGCGGTCAGCGCGGCCACGGTCACCCGGGTCGTGGTGGGCGGCAGCACGCTCGACACCAGCACCCCGGCCATCGCCTCGGGGGCGACCGTCACCGTGACCACCAGCGGCAGCTGGACCGCCACGAGCGGGGGCGCCACCGTCACGGCCACGGCCGACGCGACCGGCGCCGTCGCCGAGACCAACGAGAACAACAACACGGCCACGCAGTCCATCGTGGTCGGCCGCGGGGCGGCGGTGCCCTGGGTCTCCTACGAGGCCGAGGCGGGCCGCTACCAGGGCACCTTGCTGGAGGCGGACCGGCTGCGCACCTTCGGGCACACCAACTTCGCCACCGAGTCCTCGGGCCGGAAGTCCGTGCGCCTGAACAGCACCGGCCAGTACGTCGAGTTCACCTCGACCAGCCCGGCGAACGCGATCGTCGTGCGCAACTCCATCCCGGACGCACCGAACGGCGGCGGCCAGGAGGCCACGATCAGCCTGTACGCCAACGGGACCTTCGTCCGGAAGGTGACCCTCTCGTCGCGGCACAGCTGGCTGTATGGGAACGTGGACGGTCCGGAGGCGCTGACCAACACGCCCCAGACCGACGCCCGGCGGTTGTTCGACGAGTCGAACGCGCTGCTCGCGCAGACCTACCCGGCCGGGACCGTGTTCCGCCTGCAGCGGGACGCGTCGGACACGGCGTCCTTCTACATCATCGACCTGGTCGATCTGGAGCTGGTGGCGCCCGCGGCGAGCAAGCCCACCGAGTGCACGTCCATCACCAACTATGGCGCGGTGCCGAACGATGGCATCGACGACACGGACGCGATTCAGCGCGCGGTGACGGACGACCAGAACGGCGTCATCAGCTGCGTGTGGATCCCCGCTGGCCAGTGGCGGCAGGAGAAGAAGATCCTCACCGATGACCCGCTCAACCGCGGGATGTGGAACCAGGTGGGCATCCGGAACGTGACGATCCGCGGCGCGGGCATGTGGCACTCGCAGCTCTACACTACCATCGAGCCGCACAACCAGACGGGCAGCATCAACCACCCACACGAGGGCAACTTCGGCTTCGACATCGACGACAACGTCCAGATCTCCGACATCGCGATCTTCGGCTCGGGCCGGATCCGCGGCGGCGACGGCAACGCCGAGGGCGGCGTCGGCCTGAACGGCCGGTTCGGCAAGAACACGAAGATCACCAACGTGTGGATCGAGCACGCCAACGTGGCGGTGTGGGTGGGCCGTGACTACGACAACATCCCCGATCTGTGGGGCCCGGCCGACGGCCTGCAGTTCAGCGGGATGCGCATCCGCAACACCTACGCGGACGGCATCAACTTCAGCAACGGCACGCGCAACTCGCGGGTGTTCAACTCGTCGTTCCGCACCACCGGTGACGACTCCCTGGCGGTCTGGGCCAACCCCTACGTCAAGGACCGGTCGGTGGACATCGCCCACGACAACCGCTTCCTCAACAACACGATTCAGCTGCCCTGGCGGGCCAACGGCATCGCCATCTACGGCGGCTACGGCAACACGGTCGAGAACAACCTCATCTACGACACGATGAACTACCCCGGCATCATGCTGGCGACGGACCACGATCCCTTGCCCTTCTCGGGGACGACGCTGATCGCCAACAACGGGCTCTACCGGACCGGTGGCGCGTTCTGGAACGAGGACCAGGAGTTCGGGGCGATCACCCTGTTCCCGTCGACGCGGGACATCGTTGGCGTCACCATCCGGGACACCGACATCTATGACTCGACCTACGACGGCATCCAGTTCAAGAACGGCGGCGGCAACATGCCGGATGTCGCGATCACCAACGTGCGGATCAGCAACTCGCTCAACGGGTCCGGCATCCTGGCCATGGCGGGCGCCCGTGGCAACGCGGTGCTGACCAACGTCACCATCACCGGCTCGGCCGAAGGCAACGTCGACAAGGAGCCGGGCTCGCAGTTCGTCATCACCGGCCAGTAACAACCGTTGTGAACCGCCGGCGCGTGGAGCGTTTTCCACGCGCCGGTGGGCGTACCGCTGACGTGTCAACGCTCTGGACCGGCACGTCAAACCCTCCGCGAGCGAGGTCCTTTCCTTGCCCTGAAGGCCTG from Stigmatella erecta includes these protein-coding regions:
- a CDS encoding MarR family winged helix-turn-helix transcriptional regulator; protein product: MSQDEDLSRTLCNCLALRQASRHVTQMYDQALAPSGIRTTQYSILQRVHQHGPRTVNELAEQLVMDPSTLTHNLRPLLKEGLVVLEVGTDRRRRVVVLTPEGKATHRRARALWLQAQADFERAFGSDEAAALRELMFKVIRSGLPSGEAPRRKP
- a CDS encoding extracellular catalytic domain type 1 short-chain-length polyhydroxyalkanoate depolymerase, translated to MSKRRFVGAVGAVLALLGCGGSSSSEETPSLGEVTSALTQVTGFGSNPGNLKMWKHVPANMPANAPLVVAMHGCTQTASAYTQAGWNALAEHLKFYVVYPEQSSSNNQTNCFNWFEPGDTARGQGEALSIKQMVDKMKADHSVDGGRVFVTGLSAGAAMTHVMAAVYPDVFAGGAVMAGIPYKCATSMTSGFSCMSPGSDKTPAQWASLVRGAYSGYSGPYPKMSFWHGTSDYTVKNSNQNEGMEQWTAVHGIDQTPDVSDTVEGYPHKVYKDSAGTALVETYDLTGMGHGTAIDPAVKFPGTTAACGTAGAYVLDTNICSTWYVARFFGLDNSDTVAPTVSLTAPANGASVSGGVRLTASATDNVGVAQVQFLVDGTPVGTDTTPPYEATWNSAAAANGTHALVARAFDAAGNSTASSPISVTVSGGVSDTTAPTVALTSPASGATLFGSVNLTATASDNIGVSRVDFLVDGTVVGQGTPSGSTYTFPWNTATVSTGTHTVAARAFDAAGNSALSSSVSVTVNAAAERFTETFSQNGPDNPGWNLGEWTLDPSDQTGASSSKSLAGAAVPAFNTVTRTASVTVKLTASPRLTYWRKLDLSGANTSASVSFQVVVNDGTDTVVDSVTKGLGTVTESAWTQRANLDLSAYANKTVTLKFIVTAKDLSSTVSRAKAWVDGISVGP
- a CDS encoding CARDB domain-containing protein yields the protein MADTAQRVSIAAVVLSAGKPASASSSNAPYTPNNLTDGNAGSYWESANGAFPQWAQIDLGSAATVEDIVLRLPAGWETRQQGLTVQSSSDGASFTTLKANAAYTFNPSTGNTVTIDVPDTSARYVRVTLTSNTGWGAGQLSEFEVRGTASNPPTDPPPNPPTGSNLAVGKPIVGSSTEWTFVATNANDGNADTYWEGAGGQYPSHLTVSLGTNVDLTGIVVKVPPSSAWGSRTQTFEVQGRGQSASAWSTLKASAAYTFNPATGNSVTVPFTGTASDVRVVFTGNTGSGNGQVSELQIYGAPSANPDLTVTAVTATPGSPVETDTITLTATVKNIGTKPAAATAIDLTVDGAEAATASVASLAAGASTTVSAPIGKKAAGSYTIGAIVDPDRTVVEQNEGNNSFSNPSKLTVSEAPGPDLQVLSITPNPANPAVGSAVKFSVAVKNRGTTAVSAATVTRVVVGGSTLDTSTPAIASGATVTVTTSGSWTATSGGATVTATADATGAVAETNENNNTATQSIVVGRGAAVPWVSYEAEAGRYQGTLLEADRLRTFGHTNFATESSGRKSVRLNSTGQYVEFTSTSPANAIVVRNSIPDAPNGGGQEATISLYANGTFVRKVTLSSRHSWLYGNVDGPEALTNTPQTDARRLFDESNALLAQTYPAGTVFRLQRDASDTASFYIIDLVDLELVAPAASKPTECTSITNYGAVPNDGIDDTDAIQRAVTDDQNGVISCVWIPAGQWRQEKKILTDDPLNRGMWNQVGIRNVTIRGAGMWHSQLYTTIEPHNQTGSINHPHEGNFGFDIDDNVQISDIAIFGSGRIRGGDGNAEGGVGLNGRFGKNTKITNVWIEHANVAVWVGRDYDNIPDLWGPADGLQFSGMRIRNTYADGINFSNGTRNSRVFNSSFRTTGDDSLAVWANPYVKDRSVDIAHDNRFLNNTIQLPWRANGIAIYGGYGNTVENNLIYDTMNYPGIMLATDHDPLPFSGTTLIANNGLYRTGGAFWNEDQEFGAITLFPSTRDIVGVTIRDTDIYDSTYDGIQFKNGGGNMPDVAITNVRISNSLNGSGILAMAGARGNAVLTNVTITGSAEGNVDKEPGSQFVITGQ
- a CDS encoding MFS transporter: MTQSASSPPTPEPSTAIWKVAAASFIGTAVEWYDFFLYGTAAALVFNRLFFPSFNPLMGTLAAFGTFAVGFIARPLGGIIFGHFGDKLGRKSMLSATLLIMGVATFAIGLLPTYASVGVWAPILLVLLRIFQGFGLGGEWGGAVLMAVESAPAHRRGFYGSWPQMGAPAGLLVANAVFSLFSSLPEDQFLSWGWRVPFLFSALLIGIGVFIRLGVAESPAFRAAHQQKSPEPRGLPVIEVLRTYPKQILLAMGARFAENGFFYIVTTFVLAYGTSIGMERSAMLQAVLVATCVHLVAIPSFGALSDVLGRRPVYLGGAVGCALLAFPFFWLIDTKQTGAIWLAISMGIVAHAAMYGPQASFFSELFGTRVRYSGASLGYQLASVFAGGLSPLVATALLQATGNEPWSVSLYMVGLALITIVSVYLSAETFRETLETTDSIQKHG
- a CDS encoding alpha/beta fold hydrolase, with protein sequence MPITAPWNFLMQRRALCLGASLLMMGCASTRPPLAAPTAGISTAAPFSAASALAVHSADATFANHRFRDGTTLPEVRIHYATAGTPRRDATGAVTNAVLLLHWTGSSGEVLRSKPFADALFAPGKPLDAAKYFLIFPDSIGHGRSSKPSDGLRARFPAYGYQDMVELQHRVVTETLGIPRLHAIVGLSMGGMNAWLWSELYPDSVQAVMPIVSLPARISGRNLLWRRFVSHQIRNDPEWSGGEYTNPPRGWLEAFPVFRMLLDGVPHLQATLPDVPAADAFVQEAIAQAARFDANDILYALESSADYDPEPALGAIKAKVFALNFTDDEFNPVSLGTLEQLMPRVKRGRFVLQQGHEASFGHFTQAHPEQWAEHVAAFMAYAGEPPQTAVPSESP
- a CDS encoding MFS transporter, whose translation is MSNRKIHYAWVVAAAVFVVLLCAAGVRATPSVFIVPLEREFGWSRALISGAVSVNLVLYGLVGPFAAAVMQAFGIRRTMLISLVIIALGVALTNLMSTPWQLFAFWGVLVGLGTGTTAMVLGATVVHRWFATRRGLVMGILTASTATGQLVFLPILAAMVERHGWRTVSLGVAVTVALVIPLVALIVRDRPSDVGERPYGAPPGTKDEVAAPINPLANAIGALGRASRHRDFWLLAGSFFICGATTNGLVGTHLVPACLDHGIPEVRAAGLLALMGICDLLGTTASGWLSDRFDNRWLLFWYYGLRGLALLYLPSAFELSVFGLPVFAIFYGLDWIATVPPTVRLTTQTVGAADGPIAFGWVVAAHQVGAGAGALGAGVVRTALETYTPAWVVAGFICIAASLLVLRIGRSPRPALAVE